The following coding sequences lie in one Kribbella sp. NBC_00709 genomic window:
- a CDS encoding M15 family metallopeptidase, whose product MRRFVGVAVAVLLGLGPVSVAYADDSPAPSVTPGVTLSVTPSQTPSSPTPIPTPTPTPTSSVTPAATPAPDWSITLDQPAASWEDKPTVFTGKISKPITGSYITLWQRVPGAWVLRASTRTTTGGVYRFSYISAYTGTWAFRTMIGVKAETALAISAYRTVPIQDRKILINTPAAWYATLTGVSVIGRMVPAEPGKELALQSYLGSGKWQLLNIGVMDAKGNFRLRVPDDLPATRTVRVVTRYVSQAAMEYSGLATIVIKAALNPKVYAVSAAMVPNTYRAGCPVAPASLRLLQLNYWGFDGHVHRGELILRDAAVAKMITVWTTTFASKFPIRQMRRVDVFGGSDVKSMAADNTSAFNCRRVTGDPYSLSPHSYGWAIDINTVENPYLAANGVWYPSNGLAYRTRTPARPGMLFASSVATKALVAQGYFWGAGWAKPDYQHFEPK is encoded by the coding sequence TGTCGCGTATGCCGACGACTCGCCGGCGCCCAGTGTCACGCCCGGTGTCACGCTGAGTGTCACGCCTAGTCAGACGCCCTCGTCTCCGACTCCGATTCCGACTCCGACACCCACACCAACCTCGAGTGTGACGCCGGCGGCGACTCCCGCGCCGGACTGGTCGATCACGCTGGACCAGCCGGCCGCGTCCTGGGAGGACAAGCCGACGGTCTTCACCGGCAAGATCAGCAAGCCGATCACCGGGTCGTACATCACCTTGTGGCAGCGCGTCCCCGGTGCCTGGGTGCTGCGGGCGTCGACGCGCACTACTACCGGCGGCGTGTACAGGTTCAGCTACATCTCGGCGTACACCGGGACCTGGGCGTTCCGCACGATGATCGGCGTCAAGGCGGAGACGGCACTCGCGATCTCGGCGTACCGGACCGTGCCGATCCAGGACCGGAAGATCCTGATCAACACACCGGCGGCCTGGTACGCCACGCTGACCGGCGTCTCGGTCATCGGCCGGATGGTGCCGGCCGAGCCGGGCAAGGAGCTCGCGCTGCAGAGCTATCTCGGCAGCGGCAAGTGGCAGTTGCTCAACATCGGCGTCATGGATGCCAAGGGCAACTTCCGGCTCCGGGTTCCCGATGATCTCCCGGCCACCCGGACGGTGCGCGTCGTCACCCGGTACGTCAGCCAGGCCGCGATGGAGTACTCCGGCCTCGCGACGATCGTCATCAAAGCAGCATTGAACCCCAAGGTGTACGCCGTCTCCGCTGCGATGGTGCCGAACACGTACCGGGCCGGCTGTCCGGTCGCGCCGGCGTCACTGCGGCTGCTGCAGCTGAACTACTGGGGTTTCGACGGCCATGTGCACCGAGGCGAGCTGATCCTGCGGGACGCCGCCGTGGCGAAGATGATCACGGTCTGGACCACGACGTTCGCGTCGAAGTTCCCGATCCGGCAGATGCGGCGGGTGGATGTGTTCGGCGGCAGCGACGTCAAGTCGATGGCGGCCGACAACACGTCGGCGTTCAACTGCCGACGAGTGACCGGTGATCCGTACTCGCTGTCGCCGCACTCGTACGGGTGGGCGATCGACATCAACACCGTGGAGAACCCGTACCTGGCCGCGAACGGCGTCTGGTATCCGTCGAACGGGCTGGCGTACCGCACGCGTACGCCGGCGCGTCCGGGCATGCTGTTCGCGAGCAGCGTCGCCACGAAGGCTCTGGTCGCCCAGGGGTACTTCTGGGGTGCCGGGTGGGCGAAGCCCGACTACCAGCACTTTGAGCCGAAGTGA
- a CDS encoding amino acid deaminase/aldolase: MGDFDRYARLTASLDAPYAVIDLDAFRRNADDLVRRAAGTPIRIASKSVRCRALIAAALERPGFHGVMSYALPEALWLARNGVDDILLGYPTTHRTALRELSEDAEAAARITLMIDSPEHLGYIKATATGSARIQVCLDVDASLRVFGQHLGVRRSPLRTPADVAALARTVTADDAFELAGVMFYEAQIAGLPDTSPAVRWIKRRSAAELADRRGAVVDAVKQVGALRIVNSGGTGSLEISSADPVVTEVTAGSGLYGPTLFDKYDVFQPAHAMAYALDVVRRPAPRIATLFGGGYVASGPAKKSRLPLPASPAGLKLLGTEGAGEVQTPVQGQSADRLNLGDRVWMRYAKAGEMLERFDVVHAIDGEQLTSLVTYRGEGKNFG; this comes from the coding sequence ATGGGTGACTTCGACCGGTATGCCCGTCTGACCGCGAGCCTCGATGCGCCGTACGCGGTGATCGATCTCGACGCGTTCCGGCGCAACGCTGATGACCTGGTCCGTCGCGCCGCCGGCACGCCGATCCGGATCGCCTCCAAGTCGGTCCGGTGCCGCGCGCTGATCGCCGCCGCGCTCGAGCGCCCCGGCTTCCACGGCGTCATGAGCTACGCGCTCCCGGAGGCGCTCTGGCTGGCGCGCAACGGTGTCGACGACATCCTGCTCGGCTATCCGACCACCCACCGGACCGCGCTGCGCGAGCTGTCCGAGGACGCCGAGGCGGCCGCCCGGATCACGCTGATGATCGACTCGCCGGAGCACCTCGGGTACATCAAGGCGACCGCGACCGGCAGCGCCCGCATCCAGGTCTGCCTCGACGTCGATGCGTCGCTCCGCGTCTTCGGCCAGCACCTCGGCGTACGCCGCTCGCCGCTGCGGACCCCCGCCGACGTCGCGGCCCTCGCCCGCACCGTCACCGCCGACGACGCGTTCGAGCTGGCCGGCGTGATGTTCTACGAGGCGCAGATCGCCGGCCTACCGGACACCTCTCCGGCCGTCCGCTGGATCAAGCGCCGTTCGGCCGCCGAGCTCGCGGACCGCCGCGGTGCGGTCGTCGACGCGGTCAAGCAGGTCGGTGCGCTCCGGATCGTCAACAGCGGCGGGACGGGCAGCCTCGAGATCAGCAGCGCCGACCCGGTTGTCACCGAGGTCACCGCCGGCTCCGGCCTCTACGGCCCGACCCTCTTCGACAAGTACGACGTCTTCCAGCCCGCGCACGCGATGGCGTACGCACTCGACGTCGTACGGCGTCCCGCCCCGCGCATCGCCACGCTCTTCGGCGGCGGGTACGTAGCCTCGGGACCGGCGAAGAAGTCACGACTGCCGCTGCCCGCTTCGCCGGCCGGCCTGAAGCTGCTCGGCACCGAAGGCGCAGGCGAGGTGCAGACTCCGGTCCAGGGACAATCGGCCGATCGGCTGAATCTCGGCGACAGAGTGTGGATGCGCTACGCGAAGGCGGGCGAGATGCTGGAGCGGTTCGACGTCGTGCACGCGATCGACGGTGAGCAACTGACCTCGTTGGTCACGTATCGGGGCGAAGGGAAGAACTTCGGATGA
- a CDS encoding D-arabinono-1,4-lactone oxidase — translation MSTWRNWAGTESATGIETLRPGSTDELAATVKAAADQGKKLKAVGSGHSFTGCSVPQEVMIRLDGLSSITRADQASGRVTVGAGTGLRKLNAGLAAFDLAMANLGDIDKQTISGAISTGTHGTGARLGGLATQVVALDLVTADGSVLHCSAEENADVFAAARVSVGALGVISSLTLQCVPAFLLRAQEMPLPLTDVLDGFDELADGNDHFEFYWFPHTGIALTKRNNRVAAGVDASPVGRIRGWVDDELLSNKVFELTNRLAVRRPGMVPRINQLASRALSAREYVDSSYKVFCSERNVIFRESEYAVPREHVVDVIRRLRDWIDTSGSRIPFPIEVRVAAPDDIWLSTASGRETAYVAIHQYHRLPHDPYFQAFESIVAEFDGRPHWGKLHTLTATDLRTRYPHFDDFLAVRDRLDPQRVFENQYTRQVFG, via the coding sequence ATGAGCACCTGGCGGAACTGGGCCGGCACCGAGTCGGCGACCGGGATCGAGACCCTGCGCCCGGGTTCGACCGACGAGCTCGCCGCCACGGTCAAGGCCGCCGCTGACCAGGGCAAGAAGCTCAAGGCAGTCGGTTCCGGCCACTCGTTCACTGGCTGCTCGGTGCCACAGGAGGTGATGATCCGCCTCGACGGGCTGTCGTCGATCACTCGGGCCGACCAGGCGTCCGGCCGGGTGACGGTCGGCGCCGGCACCGGCCTGCGGAAGCTGAATGCGGGTCTGGCGGCATTCGACCTCGCGATGGCGAACCTCGGCGACATCGACAAGCAGACCATCTCCGGCGCGATCTCCACCGGCACCCACGGGACCGGCGCGCGACTCGGCGGGCTCGCGACCCAGGTCGTCGCGCTCGACCTGGTCACCGCGGACGGCTCCGTGCTGCACTGCTCGGCGGAGGAGAACGCAGATGTCTTCGCCGCGGCCCGGGTCTCGGTCGGGGCGCTCGGCGTGATCAGCTCGCTGACCCTGCAGTGCGTGCCGGCGTTCCTGCTCCGGGCGCAGGAGATGCCGCTGCCGCTGACCGACGTACTGGACGGCTTCGACGAGCTTGCCGACGGCAACGATCACTTCGAGTTCTACTGGTTCCCGCACACCGGCATCGCACTGACCAAGCGGAACAACCGGGTCGCGGCCGGCGTCGACGCCTCCCCGGTCGGCCGGATCCGCGGGTGGGTCGACGACGAACTGCTGTCCAACAAGGTCTTCGAGCTGACCAACCGGCTCGCCGTGCGACGGCCGGGGATGGTGCCGCGGATCAATCAGCTCGCCTCGCGAGCGCTGTCGGCCCGGGAGTACGTCGACTCGTCGTACAAGGTGTTCTGTTCTGAGCGCAACGTGATCTTCCGTGAGTCGGAGTACGCCGTGCCGCGCGAGCACGTTGTCGACGTGATCCGCCGGCTCCGGGATTGGATCGACACGTCGGGGTCGCGGATCCCGTTCCCGATCGAGGTCCGGGTGGCCGCGCCGGACGACATCTGGCTGTCCACGGCGTCCGGCCGGGAGACGGCGTACGTCGCGATCCACCAGTACCACCGGCTGCCGCACGATCCGTACTTCCAGGCGTTCGAGAGCATCGTCGCCGAGTTCGACGGACGGCCGCACTGGGGCAAGCTGCATACCCTCACCGCGACCGACCTGCGCACGCGGTACCCGCACTTCGACGACTTCCTCGCCGTCCGCGACCGGCTCGACCCGCAACGAGTCTTCGAGAACCAGTACACCCGTCAAGTCTTCGGCTGA